Proteins from one Mycoplasma sp. Pen4 genomic window:
- the topA gene encoding type I DNA topoisomerase: MNASKLIIVESPNKVATIKKYVGPDFEVLASVGHILKMKSSGQFGLGIDFENWEPQYAKDASKNEVIKKLKEAVKNADHVYIATDPDREGEAIAEHLVDYLKIKSRYSRIKYNEITKDAILRALNNPIMIDEHLVDAQKSRRMLDRIIGYRLSNLMRSKFSNAPGNATAGRVQSIALKLIVDRENEIRNFIPEDYYTLKAKLPNDDNLAVYFNENNETKKRNWILPNEYEVVKKYFDSCDKELEVANVQVKNIKMPAVTPFKQAALYKRSPLSSTVTQNALQKLYEGYGDGGLISYPRTDSTRLSNHFIEEAQKYIFNKWGNDYVSKEIKGFSGEQDAHEAIRPTDVALTPSDAKVTYPEMSSSEFKIYKLVYENTMQALISQPERRSTQYIYNTGEYKFTNSYSKVIFEGYYVVTGYTDEKVDPGYTQGQKVAVESFDFDKSQTKPKPRYNGGTLIEALDLIKVGRPSTFATTVKTVKDRLFVEPKQKQLKPTEFGEILLNNLIKAFPDIINETYTASVEEQLDLISEDKLDYKQVMQEFWDKFIAEYEKAGDKIEKHTFKLIHLGKPCPECGGDLVIRHNKKNLQKFIACANFPKCKFTDSYIEEPESDEEIENEE, translated from the coding sequence ATGAATGCAAGCAAATTAATTATTGTCGAGTCACCCAATAAGGTAGCGACTATTAAAAAATACGTTGGACCAGACTTTGAAGTTTTAGCAAGTGTGGGACATATTTTAAAAATGAAGAGTTCAGGTCAATTTGGACTTGGAATTGATTTTGAAAATTGAGAACCTCAATATGCAAAGGATGCTTCTAAAAATGAAGTTATAAAAAAACTAAAAGAAGCAGTTAAAAATGCTGATCATGTTTACATTGCAACTGACCCGGACCGGGAAGGTGAAGCAATCGCTGAACACTTAGTTGATTATTTAAAAATTAAATCTCGTTATTCAAGAATTAAATACAACGAGATCACAAAAGATGCTATTTTAAGAGCTCTAAATAATCCAATTATGATCGATGAGCACTTAGTTGATGCACAAAAATCACGTAGAATGTTAGACCGTATTATTGGTTATAGATTAAGTAATTTAATGCGCTCAAAATTTAGCAATGCACCTGGTAATGCAACCGCAGGTAGAGTGCAAAGTATTGCTTTAAAATTAATTGTTGATCGTGAAAATGAAATTAGAAATTTCATCCCTGAAGATTACTACACATTAAAAGCAAAATTACCTAATGATGATAATTTAGCAGTTTACTTTAATGAGAACAATGAAACAAAGAAAAGAAACTGAATTTTACCTAATGAATATGAAGTAGTTAAAAAATACTTTGACAGCTGTGACAAAGAATTGGAAGTTGCAAATGTTCAAGTTAAAAATATCAAAATGCCTGCTGTAACACCATTTAAACAAGCAGCATTATATAAACGTTCACCATTGTCATCAACAGTTACACAAAATGCTTTACAAAAACTTTATGAGGGGTATGGAGATGGCGGACTTATAAGCTACCCAAGAACTGATTCTACAAGACTTTCAAATCATTTTATTGAAGAAGCACAAAAATACATTTTCAATAAATGAGGAAATGATTATGTAAGTAAAGAAATTAAAGGTTTTAGTGGTGAACAAGATGCCCATGAGGCTATTAGACCAACAGATGTTGCATTAACACCGAGTGATGCAAAAGTAACATATCCTGAAATGTCATCATCTGAGTTTAAAATTTATAAACTTGTATATGAAAACACTATGCAAGCATTAATCTCGCAACCAGAGCGTAGAAGTACTCAATACATCTACAACACAGGCGAATACAAATTTACAAATTCATATTCAAAAGTTATTTTTGAGGGATATTACGTCGTAACAGGATACACTGATGAAAAAGTTGATCCAGGTTATACACAAGGTCAAAAAGTTGCAGTTGAAAGTTTTGACTTTGATAAATCACAAACAAAACCAAAACCACGTTATAATGGTGGAACATTAATCGAAGCACTTGATTTAATTAAAGTTGGTAGACCTTCTACTTTTGCAACTACAGTTAAGACGGTTAAGGATCGTTTATTTGTTGAACCAAAACAAAAACAATTAAAACCAACTGAATTTGGAGAAATTTTATTAAATAACTTAATCAAAGCATTTCCGGATATCATCAACGAAACATATACTGCTTCTGTTGAAGAGCAACTTGATTTAATTTCTGAAGACAAATTAGACTATAAACAAGTTATGCAAGAATTTTGAGATAAGTTTATTGCAGAATATGAAAAAGCTGGTGATAAGATTGAGAAACATACATTCAAATTAATCCACCTTGGAAAACCATGTCCTGAATGTGGCGGGGATTTAGTAATTAGACACAATAAAAAGAATTTACAAAAATTCATTGCATGTGCAAACTTCCCTAAATGTAAATTCACTGATTCATACATTGAAGAACCTGAATCAGATGAAGAAATTGAAAATGAAGAATAA
- a CDS encoding SPFH domain-containing protein, translated as MIVRPGQVCIVVSSGQMIAVVEPGTSNIDSAWLPIVSSGTQKWWSGNAYPVEFYFINKRLKLDMKWGTPSSFSITDPKYALVLDLRARGQFGLAVNNYQYLLDRLVGSFDNGSYLTFDFIKNQLRGWINQNIKRIISAIIIQKEISYFDILPRLDEINDFFILELNKHTQTIGMDVVSSSIEDIGAPEETKAELNKLLMGKAKINILGDDYYKVRELDNIEHAAKNEGISGTILGLGVANMMGQGMVNSMQYGQRQFSQSMSEVKEIVILACPSCAAKNNEKSKFCIECGNKLQPSCKACNASLLPKSKFCIECGERV; from the coding sequence TTAATTGTTAGGCCAGGGCAAGTGTGTATTGTTGTCTCGTCGGGTCAAATGATAGCTGTTGTTGAACCTGGGACTTCAAATATTGATAGTGCATGACTCCCAATAGTTTCTTCGGGAACCCAAAAATGATGAAGTGGAAATGCATATCCTGTAGAATTTTATTTTATTAATAAGAGACTCAAACTTGATATGAAATGAGGAACACCATCTTCTTTTTCAATCACAGATCCAAAATATGCACTAGTCCTTGATTTAAGGGCTAGAGGACAATTTGGGCTAGCGGTGAATAATTATCAATATCTACTAGATAGATTAGTTGGGTCTTTTGATAATGGCAGTTATTTAACATTTGATTTTATAAAAAATCAATTAAGAGGATGGATAAATCAAAATATTAAACGTATTATTTCAGCAATAATTATTCAAAAAGAAATTTCATATTTTGATATTCTTCCAAGACTTGATGAAATTAATGATTTCTTCATTTTAGAATTGAATAAACATACACAAACAATCGGAATGGATGTTGTAAGTTCAAGTATAGAAGATATTGGAGCTCCAGAAGAAACCAAAGCAGAATTGAATAAACTCTTAATGGGGAAAGCAAAAATTAATATCCTTGGTGATGATTACTACAAAGTTCGCGAATTAGATAATATTGAACATGCAGCGAAAAATGAAGGCATTAGTGGTACTATACTTGGCTTAGGAGTTGCTAACATGATGGGGCAAGGAATGGTTAATTCTATGCAATATGGACAACGTCAATTTTCACAGTCGATGTCTGAGGTTAAAGAAATTGTAATATTAGCTTGTCCTTCATGTGCCGCAAAAAACAATGAAAAATCTAAATTTTGCATTGAATGTGGCAATAAATTACAACCATCTTGCAAAGCATGTAATGCTTCATTGCTCCCTAAATCAAAATTTTGCATAGAATGCGGGGAAAGGGTATAA
- the msrA gene encoding peptide-methionine (S)-S-oxide reductase MsrA, with protein sequence MQDKTIILAGGCFWGVQAYFKKLPGVINTKVAYANGLTKQTSYKELKLTEHAEVVVINYNPNIVSLPEIILRFLSIIDPYSLNKQGEDEGLQYRTGIYYTDATDVKVIDYVLDTYVKQHDNKKLAVEVEELKNLIDAEDYHQDYLDKNPNGYCHINVMALYQNFCNVVKKVSIDEINNFSFASLSFNLPLDQEGIFVDKISKQPLFSSNDKLREENEYVVFLKPIVTDAITVQNVVDVLEIYSSIQQLHIGHVKQVEDNKNEYYINKNLLSFIDIKDIENSEFAKYIAFFVK encoded by the coding sequence ATGCAAGATAAAACAATCATTTTAGCTGGTGGGTGTTTTTGAGGTGTTCAAGCATATTTCAAAAAACTACCAGGTGTTATAAACACAAAAGTTGCTTATGCAAATGGGCTTACAAAACAAACAAGTTATAAAGAATTAAAACTAACAGAACATGCAGAAGTAGTAGTGATAAACTACAACCCAAACATTGTTTCGTTACCGGAAATTATTTTAAGATTTTTAAGCATAATTGATCCATATTCTCTTAATAAACAAGGAGAAGATGAAGGATTACAATATCGTACAGGAATTTACTATACTGATGCAACAGATGTAAAAGTAATTGACTATGTATTAGATACATATGTTAAACAACATGATAATAAAAAATTAGCAGTTGAAGTAGAAGAATTAAAAAACCTTATTGATGCAGAAGACTATCACCAAGATTATTTAGACAAAAATCCAAATGGTTACTGCCACATAAATGTTATGGCGCTTTACCAAAACTTCTGTAATGTAGTTAAAAAAGTATCAATTGATGAAATTAATAATTTTAGCTTTGCATCATTAAGTTTTAACTTACCATTAGATCAAGAAGGAATTTTTGTAGATAAAATTTCTAAACAACCTTTATTTTCATCAAATGATAAACTTCGTGAAGAAAATGAATATGTTGTATTTTTAAAACCAATAGTTACTGATGCAATTACAGTACAAAATGTTGTTGATGTTTTAGAAATATACTCAAGCATCCAACAACTTCACATCGGGCATGTAAAACAAGTTGAAGATAATAAAAATGAATATTACATTAATAAAAACTTATTATCATTCATTGATATAAAAGACATAGAAAATTCTGAATTCGCCAAATACATAGCTTTTTTCGTTAAATAG